The genomic window AAACGCTGGTATCAACACCACCGGAATAAGCAAGCACTACCTTCTTCGCACGCCCCATCAACTGGACTCCGAATCACAATTCAAAGATTCTCCCTTCCCGTTGACCAAAGACCCGGAATCAGCCGTAGAAAATCCCACCCGCATGACCCAAATACCGAGGCCAGCCGCAGGAGCAAAGAGCAACAAAGCCACCAGGAAGGGCCGAATTACAAAAGGCTCAGGATGCAACAGACCCCAAAACCGCAAGCCAAGGCTGAGTAGTAAGGCCAAGCCCCAGGCAAGAACCATCAAGATCAGCTTGGAAGAAAAAAACACCTTATAAAAGGAAGTCAATGAACTATGTTGGCTGATTGGTCTATGTCTTCACAAATGAGCGCCCTCGATACGATCAACCTGAGCGCACTCGACGGCATCAACCCTGCTCTTACGCGCTATAGAAGAACAGAACCTGCCCCCGTTTTGCCCCTACGGGAAGAACCAGACCTGCTGAGTTGGCTCGAAACAAGTGGAAGGCTAGTCGCCGATGAAGAATCCACCTCACCAGAGGTCAGCACAGTAGAGGAAGAGGAGCTTTCGGCCTTGATGGGAGAGAAAGAAGATTACAAAGCCGACGACGAGCAAACAGAAGAAAACTGGGAAGAATAGCCATTTTCTCAAACCGAAGAAGCCTGCTCACTTCATTACGCACCGCCAATCAAGCCCTGACGTGAGCAACTCTCCGAAGCCATTGGCTGATACGGATACACAAAGCTGGTGGACTAAAGGGTCAACGTCCGCAAGCTTGCTCGGGATCGTTATCTTTGCTGCAAGCTTCACATCGGACCGCTTCATAGCCAACAGTCTGCTCAGCTTGCCGTTGATGATTTCAACACTGATTTCAGTGCTGATCGCGAGCTGGGGCATCCCAAAGTTAAGGGCCCTAAAAATGGGGCAAGTGATTCGAGAAGACGGACCACAGACTCATCAGCGCAAATCTGGCACACCAACCATGGGTGGGCTGCTAGTCGTGCCAGTGGGGCTCATCATCGGAAGTTTCGTCAGTGTGAATGGCGAAAGCAGCGAGCAACTACTAGCTCTGTCATGGATCACCCTGGCTTACATGTTGATCGGTGGCTTCGACGACTGGCGCAGTCTCACGCGCGGAACCAACACTGGTCTTACCCCTCGGGGAAAACTTCTACTTCAAACCGCAGCCAGCCTGATCTTTCTCGCTTGGGCGGGCTGGCAACACTGGATCGACTCCAGCATCGCCCTGCCCCTTGGCATCTCCATCCAGATGGGATTCATGATCTGGCCACTAGCACTGTTCGTGTTCCTAGCGGAAAGCAACGCCACCAATCTCACCGACGGACTCGATGGGCTAGCCAGTGGCTGCGGGGCGCTTGTCTTCACTGGACTAGCGGTGCAACTGATGCTCAGAGGTAATGATGGCAATCCTGTACTTGCAGGCTTCTGCATGGCAATGGCAGGGGCCTGGCTCGGTTTCCTGATGCACAACCGCAACCCAGCCCAGGTGTTCATGGGCGACACAGGCTCACTAGCAATGGGGGCCGCCTTGAGTGGAGTTGCAATCCTCTCCAACAGCCTCTGGCCGCTATTGGTCATGGGTGGTGTGTTCTTGGCTGAATCCCTTTCTGTGATTATTCAGGTATGGGTTTTCAAAGCCACCAAAGGACCTGACGGAGTTGGACGACGCGTGTTCCGCATGGCCCCGCTTCACCACCACTATGAAATCGGAGGTACCGACGAGCAAATGGTGGTGCGAAGATTTTGGTTAAGCACTGGAGGCTTAGTGCTGCTGGGTCTGCTATTACGCCCCACTGCATAAGTGCTGGCATGAGTTACTTCTATAAGAAATAAAGATGCACTTTTAAACTCACTTCTTGCAAGCAACTCGTATCAGTTCCAGAATATCAATACCGAAATGAAGGTCATGAAACTGCAGGGCTGGAATATCACTACTTGGGTCGCTGGCATGATCCTTCTGATGCTTACCATCTTTTTCTTTTTGAGCGGATGGAGTGCCGAAACGATCAAAGCAGGCATTGATTACACCGGTAGAAGCTCTCTATTTCTCTTCTCCATTGCCTTTACCGCATCAAGTGTCTATTCCCTCTGGAAAACACCTTTTACGACCTGGACTCTTCGCAACAGGCGCTACATCGGACTGAGCTTTGCAGCTTCACACTTCATTCACCTCAGCCTGATTGTGTTGATCTCGTTTCTCTTCCCAGAACCTTTTCTCGAAGATCAATCAATGGGCCAGTGGATTTTCGGTGGTCTTGGTTATATTTTTGTTTTCCTGATGGCCTTAACTTCCACTGATCGAGCCCAGCAATGGATGGGTATGAAACATTGGAAGAGACTTCATTTGATTGGCAGCCACTGGCTTTGGACCGTCTTTCTGCTCACCTACGTTGAACACACTCGTGAAGACCCAAAGTTCTACATCCCGTTCCTGGTATACACATTGGCCTTGCTTCCTTTGAGACTTATCAAGCACACACCCACGAAGGCAGCTCATGGTGCAGCACCCTGAAATCACTAAACTCCAAGTCTTATCAAGCAAAGTGAGCGTTTTGCTGGTGGAAACAAAGCCAATGGGGACAAAGGCCAGAAACTCTCAATTGTGTCGTACTTATTAAGAACAGCCTCTCTCCGTCGGGCAGTTTTGTCCGCCGATAATGGTTGAACTGTTAACACAGAGCAACTGCCAACGAGAAAGATCCATACCAACCCAATAGCAAATGTGGTCTATGGAACCTCGAAGCTTCACACACCCAGTCGTTATCACCATCAATCTGGTGTATTAAAAAATGAGTTACTTCACTTGGAAAGAGGCTGGTCTCACAAGCGACTGCGCAAGCCTTGAAGCCATGGCTTCCCGTTTCGAAGAGGCTGCAAGTCTGATGCGACGCATGGCCCAAGAAGGCTTTCGGCTGGAACAGAACATGAAAAAACAACGCATCACTCATCCTGATCCCGGTGTATTCGAAGCCTGGGGGTTCATCAGCGAAGAACCAGCCTTTCGACAGCTCACGCTGATCCCTGATCTCAAAGTGTAAAGGGATCTCAAATACCACTTTTAAGGCAATTCCCCTAACCAGCCGAGCGCGAAGATCAACTCATCATCAACACCTTCATGATGACTGTCTTACCAAAAACCTTGCTGTTACTTGGCAGCGGAGAACTCGGCAAAGAAATAACAATCGCCGCTCAACGGTTGGGCTGCCATGTCATCGCCTGTGATCGATACTCCGGGGCCCCGGCCATGCAAGTAGCAGACCAAGCAGAGGTTCTGGACATGAACAATTCAGAAGCCCTCACAGCCATCATCAGGCATCACCAACCGGATGTAGTCATCCCAGAGATCGAAGCATTGGCAGTCAATGCACTAGCAGAGCTTGAAAACGAAGGAATCACAGTGATCCCTACGGCCCGAGCCACAGCCATAACGATGAATCGCGATCGAATCAGAGATCTCGCCAGCGCTGAATTGGCTCTACTGACCCCAAAATTTGCTTATGCCGGCAGTGCCGAAGAACTCAAACATGCAGCTGAGCCCCTGGGCTGGCCAGTGGTGGTCAAACCAGTCATGAGCTCCTCCGGCAAAGGCCAAAGTGTGGTTAGCAATCCTGAAGGCCTACGGCAAGCCTGGCAAGCCGCTATGGCAGGGTCCCGGGGTAACTCACCGCGAGTCATCGTGGAAGAGTTCCTTCACTTTGATCTCGAAATTACCTTGCTCACAATTCGCCAAGAGGATGGCTCCACCCTCTTCTGCGAACCAATCGGCCATGAACAAATTGGAGGAGATTATCAATGCAGCTGGCAACCAGCAGAACTCTCTACTGAACAACTCAAGCAAGCCCAATCAATGGCTCTGACTATTACCAAAAATCTTGGTGGTGTGGGATTGTTCGGGGTGGAGTTCTTTCTTTGTGGCAATGAAGTGATTTTCTCGGAACTATCACCAAGACCACATGACACCGGACTTGTCACCCTTATCAGCCAAAACCTTAGTGAATTCGAACTACACCTGCGCGCAGTGCTGAACTTACCTATTCCTACTATTCAAACTGCAGATGCAGCAGCAAGCAGGGTAATCCTGGCAAAAGACAATCTCTCATCCATTTCCTACAAAGGAGTGGAGAAAGCCCTCTCAGAAATTGACACCCAGATATTGCTGTTCGGCAAACCCAATGCTCGACCAGGGCGTCGCATGGGGGTTGCTTTAGCA from Prochlorococcus marinus str. MIT 9313 includes these protein-coding regions:
- the mraY gene encoding phospho-N-acetylmuramoyl-pentapeptide-transferase translates to MSNSPKPLADTDTQSWWTKGSTSASLLGIVIFAASFTSDRFIANSLLSLPLMISTLISVLIASWGIPKLRALKMGQVIREDGPQTHQRKSGTPTMGGLLVVPVGLIIGSFVSVNGESSEQLLALSWITLAYMLIGGFDDWRSLTRGTNTGLTPRGKLLLQTAASLIFLAWAGWQHWIDSSIALPLGISIQMGFMIWPLALFVFLAESNATNLTDGLDGLASGCGALVFTGLAVQLMLRGNDGNPVLAGFCMAMAGAWLGFLMHNRNPAQVFMGDTGSLAMGAALSGVAILSNSLWPLLVMGGVFLAESLSVIIQVWVFKATKGPDGVGRRVFRMAPLHHHYEIGGTDEQMVVRRFWLSTGGLVLLGLLLRPTA
- a CDS encoding DUF3134 domain-containing protein, which produces MSALDTINLSALDGINPALTRYRRTEPAPVLPLREEPDLLSWLETSGRLVADEESTSPEVSTVEEEELSALMGEKEDYKADDEQTEENWEE
- the purT gene encoding formate-dependent phosphoribosylglycinamide formyltransferase, translated to MTVLPKTLLLLGSGELGKEITIAAQRLGCHVIACDRYSGAPAMQVADQAEVLDMNNSEALTAIIRHHQPDVVIPEIEALAVNALAELENEGITVIPTARATAITMNRDRIRDLASAELALLTPKFAYAGSAEELKHAAEPLGWPVVVKPVMSSSGKGQSVVSNPEGLRQAWQAAMAGSRGNSPRVIVEEFLHFDLEITLLTIRQEDGSTLFCEPIGHEQIGGDYQCSWQPAELSTEQLKQAQSMALTITKNLGGVGLFGVEFFLCGNEVIFSELSPRPHDTGLVTLISQNLSEFELHLRAVLNLPIPTIQTADAAASRVILAKDNLSSISYKGVEKALSEIDTQILLFGKPNARPGRRMGVALAKGKSMEAVRSKADRAAASIQVIKG